The Cryptomeria japonica chromosome 2, Sugi_1.0, whole genome shotgun sequence region tcttttctaatACGTAAAGAATGGTAGTATTTAGAAACATGTTGGTAGGTTGCCATTGTGTCGCTAGGGCAAATGTTATCTTAAGCCAACCAACAAAGTGCATGTACAAAATTGAAAATAACACTCTTTAGATATGCATGTACTCTTAGAATGCTTGTGTATATATCTAGATCCcttttaatgcaccaattgaagcGTTATAATGCCTTAGAATGAAAGAGGACTTGCAAAATCTAGATGTCAAAGATGAATGACTTTGAATATTGGCACATAAACACCAAATTTTATAAAATGTATGCTTTGCTAACATAGGGTGTAGGAAAATAAAAAGGTTTAGTGGGGTAAATTTTAGAAAAGAAAGTTTCAAATCTAGACCTTTGACTATTGAAATCACTCCAAACAATTAAATGGTCAGATTAGTTGGCTAATGGTTAAATCTAGGCAAGTAAACACATAAGTGTGATAAATACACGATTAAGACAAATGCTATAATATGCATACATAAGAACAAGGTAGAGGTTAAGTAGAGGGGAATATATGTATATAGAATTAGGTAAAAGACTAAAGAAAAAAAGAGATGAATTTCACACAAAATTATACCATTTCTCAATATACATATTTCAAAACAGTCTCCCAAAATAGAAATAGTAAAATTTTGGCTTGTTAATGAGCCTTACTAGGTTTATCCAGTTTTGTTCGAGGGGACAAATGTTGTTTGAAATTGCATCTTGAAGGGGACTCGTTAATAATTATTAACACCATTAGGAAAGGATCAATTGAAGCTTGGAGTTTAAACCAACATGTTAATTTTGTATGGGCAGAGTTAGCAAAATTTGATGAATTCAAAATCATCCATATTCTGCAAGCTGACAATGACATGGTGGACAAGTTGTCAAAATGggacacgtctattctggctcTAAAACAGCAGTACGAATTGACTAGCACGCGTGTTAGTCGCGtattttacactgtcgattttataataaacggctgcgattgactaacatatcgctatcacgttgtacgaaagatccattttgaagtcagaataaccgtGGCTGTCAAAATAGGTCATTGGATGACATGATGAACACACCAGTATGATCTGGGAGGATCTACATGGAATAGATATCGAGGAGGCAATAGATTTGACAGAGGTTTAAAATTTTTGAGGTGGCGAATAGAATGGGAGCTCGTAGGTTGCCATTGTGTTTGAACATTAATGAACACTCTACCGGACGTTCATTCATTATGATCACGCAGGAGCAATAAAATCAGACAACTTGGTGGGATGAATATGCGTCGGGTGTAGGTAGTTTTCTTTTGAGAGAAACGAAGTTTAAGAGGGTTCACAACAGAGGCAAACTTCATTCTCATAACCTATTAACAACAATTGGTGTTCCTTAGAGGCATGGTATCGAAGGAACACCTCCAGAACATTTTTAAGATTGAAGTCTCAAATTTTTTATAGATGGTCGTCATTTTCTTGGGGAATGGTTACATGGAATCATAATATAGGTACAAGACGAACATCGACATTGCCTCCATTTTCTGCACATGGCGTCTAAAACTCGATTCAAAGGAAGACGCCCAATGGGTGATGAGGGAATGTGTTCAGGAGGAATGGAAGTACGAGCTGGAAACTCTCATGGCAATGGCTTGCTTTAGTTTTGTTAAAACAGTTTAATATACTAGTTTTGTATGTATGGGGTGAATTTTAAAGGATGGTGGGTCACTGATAGCAGTTTTTTTACATGTTACAGTTGATGGAAGACATGGACAATATGTTTTGTAAAACCTTTTATATTAATATAATCTTATATTATTACTaatcaaagaaaagaaatagtaaaataccTCTTATTACTAATATTCaatcaaaaataattttatataatatttgaCAAAAGTAAATATCATCATAATTTaaacacttaattttttttttctaatatcatAAAAGTAAGATGGGATCACTAGTTATAAGCTCTCTAAGGTTGGGGTTCCATGGAGGGGACTTCCTAAAAAAATAGAGCTAGAGTTGCTGAGATATTTTAGGAAAATTTTAAAGTTGTTGGTCCCATGAATTTTAAGGAAGTCCGTAGTAGTCTCATGGATACCTGTAGTgataaaaaaaagtaaaataaattcattttcactcCAACACTATCTTTTAATGAAAATCTAAACTTACATATGTGACAAATGGCAATAGCTCGCGGGACAATTTTCTAGCCCCTCCCCATTTTCACCCCCTCAAATATAAAAGAATACAAAGTAGGAGCTCCTACtttttaggaaaagattccaaatatttCGGTAGGAGGAAAAAAAGTCTTCTTGAGACCTCCTCTTCCTTGAAAATAGAAGCATAAACCCCTCCATGAGACCCTAATACTTCTTAACCAGCGAAAACATCAAAGGCTACCAGTCGCAGTCCAAAAGAAATCCTAACTAGCCAATACAAGGATATTATCAACATATTGTGTTTACAAAACCATAGCTCACAGCTATACAATCCTATAAAATGTTGTTCAACATTAGTAGTACAAGAGCAAAGAAATCGGACTCATGAATGAAGCTAAAACAACCAATACAACACAACTGAGACAACTTGTTTAGCAAAAGAAACCTTAGACTACAAATCTTATTTCCAAGTAAGTGATCCACTTGATGTTTGATGCTTTGGATTATGAAGCCCAAGACCAAACAAGATCATTGACTATAGCATATTCTTTTTGTATTTTCCAAAATAAAATTGAAAGAAATACTTAAAATCGACTCTAAAAACATTCCACGTAAACTTCACAACCTTAAAAAACTCAAGACCAAACAAGATCATTGACTGTAGCATATTCTTTTTGTATTTTCCTAAATAAAATTGAAAGAAATACTTAAAATCGACTCTAAAAACATTCCACATAAACTTCACAACCTTAAAAAACTCATACCtaattattcaaaattcaaacctaatttgaaaaaataaatttcaagatctttcaaaacccaatatgacaacttttgtagCCCTTTTTTCATTTAAAAACTCGGCTATTCCACCATCTTGGGTCCCATAAACTGCGGACGTTCATCCACTTTTAGTGGTCGAAGAGAAGTGGGGTTGGTACGCCGAGAAAGTCTCGCGTCTTTTCATGGGTTAAGTCAAATAGGTAGCTTCGAGAGAAGATGCCATGCTGCTTCATTTCAAGCATGTCTAGAACAAACAAATCATCTATACGGCTGAGCGCGTCACATGACATTGTTCTTACGTCGTTTTCTTGGTGCATCACAACTGGATATCGTTAACCACTACTATTAATCTAAACACATCGGCAACATCGATTAGTTTATTTATTTGAATCGAAATTCCTGTCAAGAAATTAGATCTCTGTATCCCAAAACACTTGCAGAACAAATGGCAGATGCTGTAGCTATTCTCAAGCTTCGAATCATAAAGGGAACCAATTTGGCTGTTCGTGATTTGTGGACCAGTGATCCTTATGTTGTTGTCAGACTTGGCCACCAGGTTTTGTTCCCTCATTTTTCATTACTTTTCccaattcttttcttttcttttctaattcataCTCATTGCCCTTGACTTTCAGTAGATCTAACCTGTTACTAGTAGTTATCACCGGATTGGGCTTTCTCTACCTGTTTAGTTTCCAGCCCATTACTCTGTTTATTTACCCTTGGGCTTTAGGGCCATCATTTTTGTTAGGTGCTGTTGAATTTGGGATTGATTTGGGTTTGTAAATTAGCTGATTCTCCAATTGAACTTCTGCCATATGGGTTTATGAATGCATATTCATAATGTGCTTTTTGTGGAATCTGTTCTGTGCTGCAGAAAGTGAAGACCAGGGTTATAAAAAAGAACCTGAATCCTCTCTGGGATGAGGAGTTGTCCCTGTTTGTACCACAATCTCAACCCCGCGTTCTCAAACTGGTAAGCGTCTGCTTTTTAAGCCCTTTGGTAAGATAAACCCTTAAGATACTAAGTTTTAGAAGAAGCCCATTAGAGCTAATGGTTTGAAGTTGTGATACAGGAAGTGTTTGACAAGGACCGGTTGAGCAGAGACGACCATATGGGTAATGGTGAAGTGGATCTGAGGGATCTTGAAAACGCTGCGGGAATGCTAAAGACAAACCCATCACAATCTTTGGCATTGAAGAATAAGGAGGGTTCACCATGTATTAAGTGTGTGGATGGACATGTGGTGCAGGAAGTCTGTTTGAAGCTTCATAATGTGGAGTCCGGTCAACTGGATCTGCACATCAAATGGGTTGATCTCACTGATAAATCCCCAATTTTGTCTTCCTAGGAATCTATACCTCTTTTTTAGCAGAT contains the following coding sequences:
- the LOC131058630 gene encoding probable ADP-ribosylation factor GTPase-activating protein AGD11 yields the protein MADAVAILKLRIIKGTNLAVRDLWTSDPYVVVRLGHQKVKTRVIKKNLNPLWDEELSLFVPQSQPRVLKLEVFDKDRLSRDDHMGNGEVDLRDLENAAGMLKTNPSQSLALKNKEGSPCIKCVDGHVVQEVCLKLHNVESGQLDLHIKWVDLTDKSPILSS